One Mauremys mutica isolate MM-2020 ecotype Southern chromosome 9, ASM2049712v1, whole genome shotgun sequence DNA segment encodes these proteins:
- the ATG16L1 gene encoding autophagy-related protein 16-1 isoform X3: MTSGLRAATFPTWKRHIAEELRRRDRLQRQAFEEIILQYNKLLEKTDLHAVLADKLQAEKYDLQSRHEISPGHDGTRNEAQLQEMAQLRIKHQEELTELHKKRGELAQSVIDLNNQMQQKDREMQINEAKIAEYMQKISELETECQELRSKLQELERANQTLKDEYDALQITFTALEEKLRKTTEDNQELVTRWMAEKAQEANRLNAENEKDTRRRQAKLQKELAEAAKEPLPVEQDDDIEVLVDETSDQAEETSPVRAVSRTSSKRLSQPAGGLLDSITNIFGRRSLSSFPAPQENVDVHPGSSKEVRVPTTAVYVFDAHDGEVNAVQFSPASRLLATGGMDRRVKLWEVFGDRCELKSSLSGSNAGITSIEFDSAGSYLLAASNDFASRIWTVDDYRLRHTLTGHSGKVLSAKFLLDNARIVSGSHDRTLKLWDLRSKVCIKTVFAGSSCNDIVCTEQCVMSGHFDKKIRFWDIRTESIVQELELFGRITALDLNPERTELLTCSRDDLLKIIDLRVNAVKQTFSAQGFKCGSDWTRVVFSPDGSYVAGGSADGVLYIWNVLTGKVERTLAKHHSSSINAVAWSPAGAHVVSVDKGNKAVLWSEF, from the exons ATGACTTCTGGGCTCAGAGCTGCGACTTTCCCCACGTGGAAACGACACATTGCAGAGGAGCTGAGGCGCCGGGACCGGCTGCAGAGACAGGCCTTTGAAGAGATCATCCTCCAGT ATAACAAGCTGCTAGAGAAGACTGATCTCCATGCTGTGCTGGCTGATAAGCTGCAAGCAGAAAAGTATGATTTGCAAAGCAGACATGAGATCAG TCCAGGGCATGATGGCACAAGAAATGAAGCTCAATTGCAGGAAATGGCCCAGCTGAGGATTAAACATCAAGAGGAGCTGACAGAGCTGCATAAAAAGCGTGGCGAG TTGGCCCAGTCAGTGATTGATTTGAATAACCAAATGCAGCAGAAAGACAGGGAGATGCAGATCAATGAAGCAAA GATTGCAGAATACATGCAAAAGATCTCTGAGCTGGAAACAGAGTGCCAGGAACTGCGCAGCAAGCTGCAAGAACTTGAGCGAGCCAATCAAACACTGAAGGATGAGTATGATGCTCTCCAGATCACCTTCACTGCCCTAGAAGAGAAACTGAGGAAAACTACTGAAGACAACCAAGAGCTGGTCACACGTTGGATGGCAGAGAAGGCTCAGGAAGCTAATCGGCTCAATGCAGAGAATGAGAAGGACACGAG gaGGCGACAAGCCAAGTTGCAGAAAGAGctagcagaagctgccaaggaaCCACTGCCAGTTGAACA GGATGATGATATTGAAGTGCTTGTGGATGAAACTTCTGACCAAGCTGAAGAGACTTCCCCCGTGCGAGCTGTCAGCCGGACATCCAG TAAGCGACTGTCACAGCCAGCTGGAGGCCTTCTGGACTCTATCACTAATATTTTTGG GAGGCGCTCTCTGTCCTCATTTCCTGCTCCCCAGGAAAATGTAGATGTGCATCCAGGTTCCAGTAAAGAAGTGAGAGTGCCCACTACTGCAGTGTATGTCTTT gatgCACATGATGGAGAAGTGAACGCAGTGCAATTCAGTCCTGCTTCCCGGTTACTAGCAACAGGAGGCATGGATCGGAGAGTTAAACTCTGGGAAGTCTTTGGAG ACAGATGCGAGCTGAAAAGTTCTCTCTCTGGCAGTAACGCAGGGATTACGAGTATTGAATTTGACAGTGCT GGCTCTTATCTCTTAGCAGCTTCAAATGACTTCGCCAGCAGAATCTGGACTGTAGATGACTATCGATTACGG cacacacTGACAGGCCACAGTGGGAAGGTTCTGTCAGCCAAGTTCTTGCTGGATAATGCACGCATCGTGTCAGGGAGTCATGACCGGACCCTCAAGCTCTGGGACCTGCGCAGCAAAGTTT GTATAAAAACagtttttgcaggatcaagctgcAATGATATAGTGTGCACAGAGCAGTGTGTGATGAGTGGACATTTTGACAAGAAGATTCGCTTCTGGGACATCAG GACTGAGAGCATAGTGCAGGAGCTGGAACTGTTTGGGAGGATCACTGCTTTAGACCTGAACCCAGAGAGAACAGAGCTCTTGACCTGTTCCCGAGATGATCTGCTGAAGATCATTGATTTGCGAGTCAATGCTGTCAAACAGACTTTCAG TGCCCAGGGATTCAAATGCGGATCTGACTGGACCAGAGTTGTGTTCAG CCCTGACGGTAGCTACGTGGCAGGTGGTTCAGCTGATGGGGTCCTGTACATCTGGAATGTGCTCACTGGGAAAGTGGAGAGAACGCTCGCAAAGCATCACAG CTCCTCTATCAATGCAGTGGCATGGTCACCAGCCGGTGCCCATGTGGTCAGTGTGGACAAAGGAAACAAGGCTGTCCTGTGGTCTGAATTTTGA
- the ATG16L1 gene encoding autophagy-related protein 16-1 isoform X1: MTSGLRAATFPTWKRHIAEELRRRDRLQRQAFEEIILQYNKLLEKTDLHAVLADKLQAEKYDLQSRHEISPGHDGTRNEAQLQEMAQLRIKHQEELTELHKKRGELAQSVIDLNNQMQQKDREMQINEAKIAEYMQKISELETECQELRSKLQELERANQTLKDEYDALQITFTALEEKLRKTTEDNQELVTRWMAEKAQEANRLNAENEKDTRRRQAKLQKELAEAAKEPLPVEQDDDIEVLVDETSDQAEETSPVRAVSRTSRRRSLSSFPAPQENVDVHPGSSKEVRVPTTAVYVFDAHDGEVNAVQFSPASRLLATGGMDRRVKLWEVFGDRCELKSSLSGSNAGITSIEFDSAGSYLLAASNDFASRIWTVDDYRLRHTLTGHSGKVLSAKFLLDNARIVSGSHDRTLKLWDLRSKVCIKTVFAGSSCNDIVCTEQCVMSGHFDKKIRFWDIRTESIVQELELFGRITALDLNPERTELLTCSRDDLLKIIDLRVNAVKQTFSAQGFKCGSDWTRVVFSPDGSYVAGGSADGVLYIWNVLTGKVERTLAKHHSSSINAVAWSPAGAHVVSVDKGNKAVLWSEF, translated from the exons ATGACTTCTGGGCTCAGAGCTGCGACTTTCCCCACGTGGAAACGACACATTGCAGAGGAGCTGAGGCGCCGGGACCGGCTGCAGAGACAGGCCTTTGAAGAGATCATCCTCCAGT ATAACAAGCTGCTAGAGAAGACTGATCTCCATGCTGTGCTGGCTGATAAGCTGCAAGCAGAAAAGTATGATTTGCAAAGCAGACATGAGATCAG TCCAGGGCATGATGGCACAAGAAATGAAGCTCAATTGCAGGAAATGGCCCAGCTGAGGATTAAACATCAAGAGGAGCTGACAGAGCTGCATAAAAAGCGTGGCGAG TTGGCCCAGTCAGTGATTGATTTGAATAACCAAATGCAGCAGAAAGACAGGGAGATGCAGATCAATGAAGCAAA GATTGCAGAATACATGCAAAAGATCTCTGAGCTGGAAACAGAGTGCCAGGAACTGCGCAGCAAGCTGCAAGAACTTGAGCGAGCCAATCAAACACTGAAGGATGAGTATGATGCTCTCCAGATCACCTTCACTGCCCTAGAAGAGAAACTGAGGAAAACTACTGAAGACAACCAAGAGCTGGTCACACGTTGGATGGCAGAGAAGGCTCAGGAAGCTAATCGGCTCAATGCAGAGAATGAGAAGGACACGAG gaGGCGACAAGCCAAGTTGCAGAAAGAGctagcagaagctgccaaggaaCCACTGCCAGTTGAACA GGATGATGATATTGAAGTGCTTGTGGATGAAACTTCTGACCAAGCTGAAGAGACTTCCCCCGTGCGAGCTGTCAGCCGGACATCCAG GAGGCGCTCTCTGTCCTCATTTCCTGCTCCCCAGGAAAATGTAGATGTGCATCCAGGTTCCAGTAAAGAAGTGAGAGTGCCCACTACTGCAGTGTATGTCTTT gatgCACATGATGGAGAAGTGAACGCAGTGCAATTCAGTCCTGCTTCCCGGTTACTAGCAACAGGAGGCATGGATCGGAGAGTTAAACTCTGGGAAGTCTTTGGAG ACAGATGCGAGCTGAAAAGTTCTCTCTCTGGCAGTAACGCAGGGATTACGAGTATTGAATTTGACAGTGCT GGCTCTTATCTCTTAGCAGCTTCAAATGACTTCGCCAGCAGAATCTGGACTGTAGATGACTATCGATTACGG cacacacTGACAGGCCACAGTGGGAAGGTTCTGTCAGCCAAGTTCTTGCTGGATAATGCACGCATCGTGTCAGGGAGTCATGACCGGACCCTCAAGCTCTGGGACCTGCGCAGCAAAGTTT GTATAAAAACagtttttgcaggatcaagctgcAATGATATAGTGTGCACAGAGCAGTGTGTGATGAGTGGACATTTTGACAAGAAGATTCGCTTCTGGGACATCAG GACTGAGAGCATAGTGCAGGAGCTGGAACTGTTTGGGAGGATCACTGCTTTAGACCTGAACCCAGAGAGAACAGAGCTCTTGACCTGTTCCCGAGATGATCTGCTGAAGATCATTGATTTGCGAGTCAATGCTGTCAAACAGACTTTCAG TGCCCAGGGATTCAAATGCGGATCTGACTGGACCAGAGTTGTGTTCAG CCCTGACGGTAGCTACGTGGCAGGTGGTTCAGCTGATGGGGTCCTGTACATCTGGAATGTGCTCACTGGGAAAGTGGAGAGAACGCTCGCAAAGCATCACAG CTCCTCTATCAATGCAGTGGCATGGTCACCAGCCGGTGCCCATGTGGTCAGTGTGGACAAAGGAAACAAGGCTGTCCTGTGGTCTGAATTTTGA
- the ATG16L1 gene encoding autophagy-related protein 16-1 isoform X2, translated as MTSGLRAATFPTWKRHIAEELRRRDRLQRQAFEEIILQYNKLLEKTDLHAVLADKLQAEKYDLQSRHEISPGHDGTRNEAQLQEMAQLRIKHQEELTELHKKRGELAQSVIDLNNQMQQKDREMQINEAKIAEYMQKISELETECQELRSKLQELERANQTLKDEYDALQITFTALEEKLRKTTEDNQELVTRWMAEKAQEANRLNAENEKDTRRRQAKLQKELAEAAKEPLPVEQDDDIEVLVDETSDQAEETSPVRAVSRTSSKRLSQPAGGLLDSITNIFGRRSLSSFPAPQENVDVHPGSSKEVRVPTTAVYVFDAHDGEVNAVQFSPASRLLATGGMDRRVKLWEVFGDRCELKSSLSGSNAGITSIEFDSAGSYLLAASNDFASRIWTVDDYRLRHTLTGHSGKVLSAKFLLDNARIVSGSHDRTLKLWDLRSKVCIKTVFAGSSCNDIVCTEQCVMSGHFDKKIRFWDIRTESIVQELELFGRITALDLNPERTELLTCSRDDLLKIIDLRVNAVKQTFSP; from the exons ATGACTTCTGGGCTCAGAGCTGCGACTTTCCCCACGTGGAAACGACACATTGCAGAGGAGCTGAGGCGCCGGGACCGGCTGCAGAGACAGGCCTTTGAAGAGATCATCCTCCAGT ATAACAAGCTGCTAGAGAAGACTGATCTCCATGCTGTGCTGGCTGATAAGCTGCAAGCAGAAAAGTATGATTTGCAAAGCAGACATGAGATCAG TCCAGGGCATGATGGCACAAGAAATGAAGCTCAATTGCAGGAAATGGCCCAGCTGAGGATTAAACATCAAGAGGAGCTGACAGAGCTGCATAAAAAGCGTGGCGAG TTGGCCCAGTCAGTGATTGATTTGAATAACCAAATGCAGCAGAAAGACAGGGAGATGCAGATCAATGAAGCAAA GATTGCAGAATACATGCAAAAGATCTCTGAGCTGGAAACAGAGTGCCAGGAACTGCGCAGCAAGCTGCAAGAACTTGAGCGAGCCAATCAAACACTGAAGGATGAGTATGATGCTCTCCAGATCACCTTCACTGCCCTAGAAGAGAAACTGAGGAAAACTACTGAAGACAACCAAGAGCTGGTCACACGTTGGATGGCAGAGAAGGCTCAGGAAGCTAATCGGCTCAATGCAGAGAATGAGAAGGACACGAG gaGGCGACAAGCCAAGTTGCAGAAAGAGctagcagaagctgccaaggaaCCACTGCCAGTTGAACA GGATGATGATATTGAAGTGCTTGTGGATGAAACTTCTGACCAAGCTGAAGAGACTTCCCCCGTGCGAGCTGTCAGCCGGACATCCAG TAAGCGACTGTCACAGCCAGCTGGAGGCCTTCTGGACTCTATCACTAATATTTTTGG GAGGCGCTCTCTGTCCTCATTTCCTGCTCCCCAGGAAAATGTAGATGTGCATCCAGGTTCCAGTAAAGAAGTGAGAGTGCCCACTACTGCAGTGTATGTCTTT gatgCACATGATGGAGAAGTGAACGCAGTGCAATTCAGTCCTGCTTCCCGGTTACTAGCAACAGGAGGCATGGATCGGAGAGTTAAACTCTGGGAAGTCTTTGGAG ACAGATGCGAGCTGAAAAGTTCTCTCTCTGGCAGTAACGCAGGGATTACGAGTATTGAATTTGACAGTGCT GGCTCTTATCTCTTAGCAGCTTCAAATGACTTCGCCAGCAGAATCTGGACTGTAGATGACTATCGATTACGG cacacacTGACAGGCCACAGTGGGAAGGTTCTGTCAGCCAAGTTCTTGCTGGATAATGCACGCATCGTGTCAGGGAGTCATGACCGGACCCTCAAGCTCTGGGACCTGCGCAGCAAAGTTT GTATAAAAACagtttttgcaggatcaagctgcAATGATATAGTGTGCACAGAGCAGTGTGTGATGAGTGGACATTTTGACAAGAAGATTCGCTTCTGGGACATCAG GACTGAGAGCATAGTGCAGGAGCTGGAACTGTTTGGGAGGATCACTGCTTTAGACCTGAACCCAGAGAGAACAGAGCTCTTGACCTGTTCCCGAGATGATCTGCTGAAGATCATTGATTTGCGAGTCAATGCTGTCAAACAGACTTTCAG TCCTTGA
- the ATG16L1 gene encoding autophagy-related protein 16-1 isoform X4 produces the protein MAQLRIKHQEELTELHKKRGELAQSVIDLNNQMQQKDREMQINEAKIAEYMQKISELETECQELRSKLQELERANQTLKDEYDALQITFTALEEKLRKTTEDNQELVTRWMAEKAQEANRLNAENEKDTRRRQAKLQKELAEAAKEPLPVEQDDDIEVLVDETSDQAEETSPVRAVSRTSSKRLSQPAGGLLDSITNIFGRRSLSSFPAPQENVDVHPGSSKEVRVPTTAVYVFDAHDGEVNAVQFSPASRLLATGGMDRRVKLWEVFGDRCELKSSLSGSNAGITSIEFDSAGSYLLAASNDFASRIWTVDDYRLRHTLTGHSGKVLSAKFLLDNARIVSGSHDRTLKLWDLRSKVCIKTVFAGSSCNDIVCTEQCVMSGHFDKKIRFWDIRTESIVQELELFGRITALDLNPERTELLTCSRDDLLKIIDLRVNAVKQTFSAQGFKCGSDWTRVVFSPDGSYVAGGSADGVLYIWNVLTGKVERTLAKHHSSSINAVAWSPAGAHVVSVDKGNKAVLWSEF, from the exons ATGGCCCAGCTGAGGATTAAACATCAAGAGGAGCTGACAGAGCTGCATAAAAAGCGTGGCGAG TTGGCCCAGTCAGTGATTGATTTGAATAACCAAATGCAGCAGAAAGACAGGGAGATGCAGATCAATGAAGCAAA GATTGCAGAATACATGCAAAAGATCTCTGAGCTGGAAACAGAGTGCCAGGAACTGCGCAGCAAGCTGCAAGAACTTGAGCGAGCCAATCAAACACTGAAGGATGAGTATGATGCTCTCCAGATCACCTTCACTGCCCTAGAAGAGAAACTGAGGAAAACTACTGAAGACAACCAAGAGCTGGTCACACGTTGGATGGCAGAGAAGGCTCAGGAAGCTAATCGGCTCAATGCAGAGAATGAGAAGGACACGAG gaGGCGACAAGCCAAGTTGCAGAAAGAGctagcagaagctgccaaggaaCCACTGCCAGTTGAACA GGATGATGATATTGAAGTGCTTGTGGATGAAACTTCTGACCAAGCTGAAGAGACTTCCCCCGTGCGAGCTGTCAGCCGGACATCCAG TAAGCGACTGTCACAGCCAGCTGGAGGCCTTCTGGACTCTATCACTAATATTTTTGG GAGGCGCTCTCTGTCCTCATTTCCTGCTCCCCAGGAAAATGTAGATGTGCATCCAGGTTCCAGTAAAGAAGTGAGAGTGCCCACTACTGCAGTGTATGTCTTT gatgCACATGATGGAGAAGTGAACGCAGTGCAATTCAGTCCTGCTTCCCGGTTACTAGCAACAGGAGGCATGGATCGGAGAGTTAAACTCTGGGAAGTCTTTGGAG ACAGATGCGAGCTGAAAAGTTCTCTCTCTGGCAGTAACGCAGGGATTACGAGTATTGAATTTGACAGTGCT GGCTCTTATCTCTTAGCAGCTTCAAATGACTTCGCCAGCAGAATCTGGACTGTAGATGACTATCGATTACGG cacacacTGACAGGCCACAGTGGGAAGGTTCTGTCAGCCAAGTTCTTGCTGGATAATGCACGCATCGTGTCAGGGAGTCATGACCGGACCCTCAAGCTCTGGGACCTGCGCAGCAAAGTTT GTATAAAAACagtttttgcaggatcaagctgcAATGATATAGTGTGCACAGAGCAGTGTGTGATGAGTGGACATTTTGACAAGAAGATTCGCTTCTGGGACATCAG GACTGAGAGCATAGTGCAGGAGCTGGAACTGTTTGGGAGGATCACTGCTTTAGACCTGAACCCAGAGAGAACAGAGCTCTTGACCTGTTCCCGAGATGATCTGCTGAAGATCATTGATTTGCGAGTCAATGCTGTCAAACAGACTTTCAG TGCCCAGGGATTCAAATGCGGATCTGACTGGACCAGAGTTGTGTTCAG CCCTGACGGTAGCTACGTGGCAGGTGGTTCAGCTGATGGGGTCCTGTACATCTGGAATGTGCTCACTGGGAAAGTGGAGAGAACGCTCGCAAAGCATCACAG CTCCTCTATCAATGCAGTGGCATGGTCACCAGCCGGTGCCCATGTGGTCAGTGTGGACAAAGGAAACAAGGCTGTCCTGTGGTCTGAATTTTGA